In a single window of the Streptomyces sp. NBC_00353 genome:
- a CDS encoding peptidoglycan-binding protein → MPRRAPAHTGRRASVLATLAVTALTATGTPAAAAPAAHPPASPADSRHAMDQAFVRAAGKFDVPRDLLAAVGYGETHLDGHTGHPSQANGYGVMHLASNPASRTLEKAADITGEPLSRLRRDTAANILGGAAVLRSYADRLGLDGDERDDIDAWYPAVAQYSGTTGRPAARYADTVYAFLTQGFAATVPGGERISVAARPVDPVKGTLSATAGRAPITPYPSALWVPADSHNFTVGRTATIDKVVIHVTQGSYAGSIKWFQDPTAEVSAHYVVRSSDGQITQTVRDSDTAYHAKQANASALGVEHEGYIDDPSWFTDTMYRASAALTRALCDKYGIPKDRAHVIGHSEAPGTDHTDPGRYWDWNRYMGFVEGDSSSGISGNGNSTGGSGGSSSSDGLGFASYTLLQSGASGAQVTAVQQLLNTHGYTAGAADGNFGAATLSAVKAYQTTRGLPAGGIVGPKTWTALLSAGSTPTLRQGDSGAAVKRLQRSLTAALGTTVDAVGTFGPVTATAVRTYQTRQGLAVTGIVSSNTWAALHAGR, encoded by the coding sequence ATGCCCAGACGAGCCCCAGCCCACACCGGGCGCCGCGCATCCGTCCTCGCGACCCTCGCCGTCACCGCACTGACCGCGACCGGCACACCGGCCGCCGCCGCCCCGGCCGCACATCCTCCGGCGTCCCCCGCCGACAGCCGACACGCCATGGACCAGGCGTTCGTGCGGGCGGCCGGAAAGTTCGACGTACCGCGTGATCTGCTCGCTGCCGTCGGCTACGGCGAGACCCATCTCGACGGCCACACCGGGCACCCCAGCCAGGCGAACGGGTACGGCGTGATGCACCTGGCGAGCAACCCCGCGAGCCGGACGCTGGAGAAGGCGGCCGACATCACCGGCGAGCCGCTGTCCCGGCTGCGGCGGGACACCGCGGCCAACATCCTGGGCGGTGCGGCCGTATTGCGTTCGTACGCGGACCGGCTGGGCCTGGACGGTGACGAACGCGACGACATCGACGCCTGGTACCCGGCCGTCGCGCAGTACAGCGGCACGACCGGCCGCCCTGCCGCCCGCTACGCCGACACCGTCTACGCATTCCTGACACAAGGGTTCGCTGCCACCGTCCCCGGTGGCGAGCGGATCTCGGTCGCCGCACGCCCTGTCGATCCGGTGAAGGGCACTCTCTCCGCCACTGCCGGACGCGCCCCGATCACGCCTTACCCGTCTGCACTGTGGGTCCCGGCCGACTCGCACAACTTCACCGTCGGCCGGACGGCAACGATCGACAAGGTGGTCATCCATGTCACGCAGGGCTCGTACGCGGGCTCCATCAAGTGGTTCCAGGACCCGACGGCCGAGGTGAGCGCCCATTACGTGGTCCGGTCCTCCGACGGGCAGATCACCCAGACGGTGCGCGACAGCGACACCGCGTACCACGCGAAACAGGCCAACGCATCGGCGCTCGGCGTCGAGCACGAGGGGTACATCGACGACCCGTCCTGGTTCACGGACACGATGTACCGCGCCTCGGCCGCGCTGACCAGGGCGCTGTGCGACAAGTACGGGATCCCGAAGGACCGGGCCCACGTCATCGGGCACAGCGAGGCGCCGGGCACCGACCACACCGACCCGGGACGGTACTGGGACTGGAATCGCTACATGGGATTCGTCGAGGGCGACAGCAGCAGCGGGATCAGCGGAAACGGGAACAGCACCGGTGGGAGCGGTGGGAGCAGCAGCAGCGACGGGCTGGGCTTCGCCTCGTACACGCTCCTGCAGAGCGGGGCGTCGGGCGCCCAGGTCACGGCGGTGCAGCAGTTGCTGAACACGCACGGCTACACTGCCGGCGCCGCGGACGGGAACTTCGGCGCGGCCACGCTGAGCGCGGTGAAGGCGTACCAGACGACCCGCGGGCTGCCCGCGGGCGGCATCGTCGGGCCGAAGACCTGGACCGCGCTCCTGTCGGCCGGTTCCACGCCGACTCTGCGCCAGGGCGACTCGGGCGCCGCTGTGAAGCGGCTCCAGCGGTCGCTGACCGCGGCGCTCGGCACGACCGTGGATGCCGTCGGGACCTTCGGTCCCGTCACCGCGACGGCAGTGCGCACCTACCAGACTCGCCAGGGGCTGGCGGTCACCGGGATCGTGAGCAGCAACACCTGGGCGGCGCTGCACGCCGGGCGCTGA
- a CDS encoding beta-ketoacyl-[acyl-carrier-protein] synthase family protein: MARPAGESQAARPVAARRIPPQRLEPFSAAVTGIGLVTSAGVGTGATWRTVSEAVAAPSVLRRSELTDLPCDFMYTITGLDTRAVLGAATHRLMDRFSQLAVIAAREAVADAGLDPSVWDSGRVAVVIGSAHGGLPFYDEQHATLAGRGARRVSPKLAPLTVVNGAASSVATDLGARGPSQAVSTACSSGTVAIGTAHQMLRTGACDIVIAGGAESVCSRLLIASACQLKAVSTRREDPEAACRPFDTHRDGFVVGEGAGLLVLERPEHARARGATVRARIAGYGASSDAYSAVAPDPEGLGIERALRTALADAGVDGADVGHVNAHGTSTVANDLIEGTMLRRVLGDHPLVTSTKAMTGHTLGAAGGIETALTVLALQCQLVPPTVNLDAPDPAIPIDVVSKEARPSVFDVAVKTSLGFGGHNAALVLTRA, from the coding sequence ATGGCCCGGCCGGCCGGCGAGAGCCAGGCGGCCCGTCCGGTTGCCGCGCGCCGGATCCCGCCGCAGCGGCTGGAGCCGTTCAGCGCCGCCGTCACCGGAATCGGTCTGGTCACCTCCGCCGGCGTGGGCACCGGTGCCACCTGGCGCACCGTGTCCGAGGCAGTCGCCGCGCCCTCCGTCCTGCGGCGGTCCGAACTCACCGACCTGCCCTGCGACTTCATGTACACGATCACCGGCCTCGACACGAGGGCCGTCCTCGGTGCGGCCACGCACCGGCTGATGGACCGCTTCTCGCAGCTCGCCGTCATCGCGGCCCGCGAAGCCGTCGCCGACGCCGGGCTCGACCCCTCGGTCTGGGACAGCGGACGGGTCGCTGTCGTCATCGGCTCCGCACACGGTGGACTGCCCTTCTACGACGAGCAGCACGCCACCCTCGCCGGGCGCGGTGCGCGCCGGGTCTCCCCGAAGCTCGCCCCGCTGACCGTCGTCAACGGCGCCGCCAGCAGCGTCGCCACGGACCTCGGTGCCCGCGGCCCGAGTCAGGCCGTCTCCACCGCCTGCTCCTCCGGCACCGTCGCGATCGGCACCGCCCACCAGATGCTGCGCACCGGCGCCTGCGACATCGTCATCGCGGGCGGCGCCGAATCGGTCTGCTCCCGGCTGCTGATCGCCAGCGCCTGCCAACTGAAGGCCGTCTCCACCCGCCGTGAGGACCCCGAGGCGGCCTGCCGCCCGTTCGACACCCACCGCGACGGCTTCGTCGTCGGCGAGGGCGCCGGCCTCCTGGTTCTCGAGCGCCCGGAGCACGCCCGCGCACGCGGCGCCACGGTCCGCGCCCGCATCGCCGGATACGGGGCGTCCAGCGACGCGTACTCGGCGGTCGCCCCCGACCCCGAAGGGCTCGGCATCGAACGCGCGCTGCGCACCGCCCTCGCCGACGCCGGGGTCGACGGCGCGGACGTCGGCCATGTCAACGCCCACGGCACCTCGACGGTGGCCAACGACCTCATCGAGGGCACGATGCTCCGCCGGGTCCTCGGCGACCATCCCCTCGTCACCTCGACCAAAGCGATGACCGGACACACCCTCGGCGCCGCGGGCGGCATCGAGACCGCACTGACCGTGCTCGCGCTCCAGTGCCAACTCGTGCCACCCACGGTCAATCTCGACGCGCCCGACCCGGCGATCCCCATCGACGTGGTCAGCAAGGAGGCCCGGCCGAGCGTGTTCGACGTCGCCGTCAAGACCTCACTCGGCTTCGGCGGACACAACGCCGCACTCGTCCTCACCAGGGCCTGA
- a CDS encoding alpha/beta fold hydrolase, which yields MPEETLRTLSVYGLRYGYRLLQQPAPRTEPVVILGGALQGMFGWPQMDNHVGAVADVVTADLPGMGGADALPAVPSAGIMRTALTRIIDDLGVEKVNLFGYSYGTSIALQCAQRNPGRIARLILGGVPSHIDDSQRAHWRRAEDRLKAGDLEGAATLAAEGLMCLDPDRTVHRRELALRYVRRSLLHALCRSPHAADSVCRVLGDPPDFSGGLAGVPALVFAGEHDTVSSPAQQREFAATIEGSRFLTITESDHWVVLERPDDVADLVARFFTDRPLDTAPGLAALPRPRRAGHGATAPGFAPKC from the coding sequence ATGCCCGAGGAGACTCTCCGGACGCTGTCGGTGTACGGACTGCGGTACGGCTACCGGCTCCTGCAGCAGCCCGCACCACGCACCGAACCGGTCGTCATCCTCGGCGGTGCACTCCAGGGAATGTTCGGCTGGCCCCAGATGGACAACCACGTGGGGGCAGTCGCCGACGTCGTGACCGCCGACCTGCCCGGGATGGGCGGGGCCGACGCCCTCCCGGCCGTCCCCAGCGCCGGGATCATGCGCACCGCCCTCACCCGGATCATCGACGACCTGGGTGTGGAGAAGGTCAATCTCTTCGGGTACTCCTACGGCACCTCGATCGCCCTCCAGTGCGCTCAGCGCAACCCGGGCCGCATCGCCCGGCTGATCCTCGGCGGCGTGCCGTCCCACATCGACGACAGCCAACGCGCCCACTGGCGACGGGCCGAGGACCGGCTGAAGGCCGGTGACCTCGAGGGCGCCGCGACCCTGGCCGCCGAGGGGCTGATGTGCCTCGACCCGGACCGCACGGTCCACCGCAGGGAGCTGGCGCTGCGCTACGTACGCCGCTCGCTCCTGCACGCGCTGTGCCGTTCCCCGCATGCTGCGGACTCGGTGTGCCGGGTGCTGGGAGATCCGCCGGACTTCTCCGGCGGCCTTGCCGGCGTACCCGCTCTGGTCTTCGCGGGCGAGCACGACACGGTGAGCTCCCCTGCACAGCAACGGGAGTTCGCCGCCACCATCGAGGGAAGCCGGTTCCTCACCATCACGGAGTCCGACCACTGGGTAGTCCTCGAACGGCCCGACGACGTGGCGGATCTCGTGGCCCGCTTCTTCACCGACCGCCCCCTCGACACCGCCCCGGGGCTCGCCGCACTGCCGCGCCCGCGTCGGGCGGGGCATGGCGCGACGGCCCCCGGATTCGCTCCGAAGTGTTGA
- a CDS encoding MFS transporter: protein MLSPSHAPSYATVLRTRHACRTFGAALLGRLSYGMVSLSLMLAVKDATGSYSMAGAVMALFGATSVFLSPARAALIDRHGPRKALPPMGAAYALLLSALAYATWQPGASGLRLGALAVTAGACTPPLGPVMRTVWSSLVPDRELLQRAYSLDGVAEELLYVTGPLLVGLLVRFAEPAAGVAVSAALVLVGASALVSSPALRGEGGRPSGATALPPAGPSGKRLLGTVGLRHAAVVSAGVGLCLGALDLLLVAFTEERHQGASVAWVLAALSAGSAVGGLVYGAVSWRMSSRVRLTVLGTALGVSSVAAGVSPNVYVLVAVAAAAGLFVAPAITTAYLIADESVDAGSRTQAGAWVNTALNAGSSGGTAAVGLLVGRLPLTVCFSLAAAPVLLCAAFVFSRYRR from the coding sequence ATGCTTTCGCCTTCGCACGCTCCCTCGTACGCAACCGTCCTGCGCACCCGTCACGCCTGCCGCACCTTCGGTGCCGCACTGCTGGGGCGGCTCTCGTACGGGATGGTCTCCCTCTCCCTGATGCTGGCGGTCAAGGATGCCACCGGCTCGTACTCCATGGCCGGCGCCGTCATGGCGCTGTTCGGGGCGACCAGTGTCTTCCTCTCGCCCGCCCGTGCCGCCCTGATCGACCGGCACGGGCCACGCAAGGCACTCCCGCCCATGGGGGCCGCCTACGCACTGCTCCTCTCCGCCCTGGCGTATGCCACCTGGCAGCCCGGCGCCTCGGGGCTCCGGCTGGGGGCGCTGGCCGTCACGGCCGGTGCCTGCACCCCACCGCTCGGGCCCGTGATGCGGACCGTGTGGAGCAGCCTCGTACCCGACCGGGAACTGTTGCAGCGCGCGTACAGCCTGGACGGGGTGGCCGAGGAACTGCTGTACGTCACCGGGCCGTTGCTGGTGGGCCTGCTGGTGAGGTTCGCCGAGCCGGCGGCCGGTGTGGCCGTCAGCGCCGCACTCGTACTCGTCGGCGCGTCGGCGCTGGTGTCGTCCCCGGCGCTGCGCGGTGAGGGCGGCCGCCCGTCCGGGGCGACGGCCCTGCCGCCTGCCGGACCGTCCGGGAAACGGCTGCTCGGTACCGTCGGGCTGCGTCACGCCGCCGTGGTCTCGGCCGGGGTGGGGCTGTGCCTGGGCGCCCTCGACCTGCTCCTGGTGGCCTTCACCGAAGAGCGTCATCAGGGTGCCTCGGTGGCCTGGGTGCTGGCGGCGCTCTCCGCAGGGAGCGCGGTCGGTGGTCTGGTGTACGGCGCCGTCTCGTGGCGCATGTCAAGTCGGGTGCGGCTGACGGTACTTGGCACGGCTCTGGGGGTGTCCTCGGTCGCGGCGGGGGTGTCGCCGAACGTGTACGTCCTGGTGGCCGTGGCCGCCGCAGCCGGGCTGTTCGTCGCGCCCGCCATCACCACCGCGTATCTGATCGCGGACGAGTCCGTCGACGCGGGCAGCCGTACGCAGGCCGGCGCCTGGGTCAACACCGCGCTCAATGCCGGGTCCTCCGGTGGTACGGCCGCGGTGGGTCTGCTGGTGGGCCGACTGCCGCTCACGGTGTGTTTCTCGCTCGCAGCAGCCCCGGTGCTGCTCTGTGCGGCGTTCGTGTTCAGCCGGTACCGACGGTGA
- a CDS encoding acyl carrier protein, which yields MSTAEEINTLLVSNFGTDPLAIGPEVPLHQLRLDSLALEELRLLIEDRMGVDLDDVQLTSRDTWGRLVETIHGKVAA from the coding sequence ATGAGCACAGCGGAAGAGATCAATACCTTGCTGGTGTCGAACTTCGGCACCGATCCTCTGGCGATCGGTCCCGAGGTGCCGCTCCATCAGCTCCGCCTGGACTCACTGGCCCTGGAGGAGCTGCGGCTCCTGATCGAGGACCGGATGGGGGTCGATCTGGACGATGTCCAGCTGACCTCGCGGGACACCTGGGGCCGGCTGGTCGAGACGATCCACGGCAAGGTGGCCGCGTGA